From the genome of bacterium:
CGCCGTGGCCGTCGGCGCCGGGCAGATCAAGACCGGGGCGCCGGCCCGATCCGAGCGGGTCGGCAAGTACAACCGCCTCCTGCGCATCGCGGAGATGTTGGGACCGGGCGCCGAGTACCCGGGCCCCGCCGCGTTCCGCCGGTAGCGGGTGCAGGAATCCCCGGCCGAAGCCAGAACGTCAGGACTGCCATGGCCAACGGTCGCCGCAGGGGAGGGGCGCCGTGGTGGTTTTGGCTCCACGCGGCGGTATTCTCGGCGACCCTCCTACTCACACTCACGGTCATCTACCTCACGACGGTCCACGTGCGGACCGCCGTCGTGCAGTTTGCCCGCGACGCCGCGACGCCCCGGCCGGTGCGGGCCATCCCCTACGCGGACCTCATCAACGACACGGCGACGGCCGTCCGGCTGAATCCCGCGCTGCTCGCGGCCGTCGTCGCCGCCGAAAGCGGCTTCGACCCGCACGCCCGCTCGGCGCGCGGCGCGTACGGGCTCATGCAGGTGATGCCGGGAACGTGGCGAGAGATCGGCGGGACGGCCGGGTGCCGGCCGGCCGCCGCCGCGGCGCCACCGTGTATGGACGAAGCGGACGCCAATCTCGCCGTCGGGGCCGCGTACCTGCGCCGGCTGGTCGACCGCTTCCAGGGGAACACGGTCCTTGCGGTCGCGGCCTACAACGCGGGGGCGGCGACCGTGGCGCGCCACCACGGCGTGCCGCCGTTTCCCGAGACCACACGCTACATGCGGCAGGTGGCGCTCGCCTGGTTCCATCTGCAGTCCCAGGGAACGTTGAGCCCGTTCTGGTTTGCCGTCATCCGCCGGTTCGACGTCTGGCAGCGCGCGCGGACGGTGCTGATCGCCGCGGTAGTCCTGCTCGCCCTGCCCTGGATCCTGCCGCGCCGCCGCTCCGAGGCGGACGGCGTGGTGCTCACGGGAGCGTCACGATGAGCGGGCGGGGTACCGTGCACGCGGTCGCGGCGCCCGCGGAGGCCCGCGCGCGGCGCCCGCGCCTGACGACGATGGGCGCCGCCGTCGCCGCGGCGGTTGTCCTTGCCGCGTTGGCCAGCCAGTATGCCAAGACGTATACGCTGGCCCGCGAGGAAGCGCGCCTGGAGCAGCGCCGTCGCGACCTCGTCGCCGAAAATGCCCGGTTGCGTGACGAGATCGAGCGGCTCAAAACCGACGACCGGTACATCGAGCAAATCGCCCGGCAGCAACTCGGGCTGGTGCGTCCCGGCGAGATCGAGCTGCTGATCGTACCCTTCGAGGGAACCGTGGCGCCACCGGGCGCCACCCCGCGGGGCGGGGCCCCCGCCCTCCCGGTTCGCGACGCCGGCCCCGACGTGGAGCCGCCGTCCCCGCCGCCGGGCATGGATGCCGTTCCACCTCCGCAGTCTCCCCACGGGATCGGCGTGTGGGCGGTCGGCGTGCGGGATGCCATCCTGCGCTGGCTCCACGTTCCACATCGCTAACCAGGCGCGTACCCTCCG
Proteins encoded in this window:
- a CDS encoding lytic transglycosylase domain-containing protein, producing the protein MANGRRRGGAPWWFWLHAAVFSATLLLTLTVIYLTTVHVRTAVVQFARDAATPRPVRAIPYADLINDTATAVRLNPALLAAVVAAESGFDPHARSARGAYGLMQVMPGTWREIGGTAGCRPAAAAAPPCMDEADANLAVGAAYLRRLVDRFQGNTVLAVAAYNAGAATVARHHGVPPFPETTRYMRQVALAWFHLQSQGTLSPFWFAVIRRFDVWQRARTVLIAAVVLLALPWILPRRRSEADGVVLTGASR
- a CDS encoding septum formation initiator family protein, whose amino-acid sequence is MSGRGTVHAVAAPAEARARRPRLTTMGAAVAAAVVLAALASQYAKTYTLAREEARLEQRRRDLVAENARLRDEIERLKTDDRYIEQIARQQLGLVRPGEIELLIVPFEGTVAPPGATPRGGAPALPVRDAGPDVEPPSPPPGMDAVPPPQSPHGIGVWAVGVRDAILRWLHVPHR